One window of Acanthochromis polyacanthus isolate Apoly-LR-REF ecotype Palm Island chromosome 19, KAUST_Apoly_ChrSc, whole genome shotgun sequence genomic DNA carries:
- the pdap1a gene encoding pdgfa associated protein 1a, whose protein sequence is MPRGGKKGHKGRSKQFSNPEEIDRQMKAQKELEENPGAEKESSAESDEDSSSEEESDSRKRSGVEGLIQIENPNRVSQKSKKVTELDVSAPRELSRREREEIEKQKSKERYMKLHLEGKTEQARADLARLAIIKKQREEAAKKRDELRKEKEAEEAKAKR, encoded by the exons ATGCCGCGTGGTG GGAAAAAGGGCCACAAGGGCCGAAGTAAGCAGTTCAGCAACCCTGAGGAGATTGATCGACAGATGAAAGCCCAGAAAGAGCTG GAGGAAAATCCTGGTGCAGAGAAAGAAAGCTCTGCGGAGTCAGATGAGGACAGCAGCAGTGAGGAGGAGTCTGAC tCCAGGAAGAGGAGTGGAGTGGAGGGGCTCATACAAATTGAGAATCCCAACCGTGTGTCTCAGAAGAGCAAGAAGGTAACGGAATTAGACGTCAGTGCTCCCAGAGAGCTGTCTCGCAGAGAGAG AGAGGAAATAGAGAAGCAGAAATCAAAGGAACGCTACATGAAGCTTCACCTTGAGGGTAAAACTGAACAGGCCAGGGCTGACCTGGCCAGACTGGCCATCATCAAGAAACAGAGGGAGGAAGCTGCTAAGAAGAGAGATGAACTCAGGAAAG